A window of the Glycocaulis abyssi genome harbors these coding sequences:
- a CDS encoding hemerythrin domain-containing protein, with the protein MTRDNDALTRLPVIEPMPVDLLREPLNWIFAEHHRQRQLCDGLQTLSRVPTFHAALIASVLDYLETDLKMHHIDEEEDLFPLLRRRCLPEDEIEQVLGALAADHVREEANAHIVCEGLQKALERGHPPSGDVSFGRTLRAYSHDLRHHLAIENAVVLPIARIRLEQADLDGLSHRMAARRGIKLKALGVPVAEGSLP; encoded by the coding sequence ATGACACGTGACAATGACGCTTTGACACGCCTGCCTGTCATCGAACCGATGCCGGTCGATCTGTTGCGGGAGCCGCTGAACTGGATATTCGCCGAGCATCACCGGCAGCGTCAGCTTTGCGATGGGCTGCAGACTCTCTCACGTGTGCCAACGTTCCATGCCGCGCTGATTGCCAGCGTTCTCGACTATCTCGAGACCGACTTGAAAATGCATCATATAGATGAGGAAGAAGATCTGTTTCCGCTTCTAAGGCGGCGTTGTCTGCCGGAGGACGAGATCGAGCAGGTCCTGGGCGCGCTCGCCGCAGATCATGTCCGTGAAGAAGCCAACGCACATATTGTCTGCGAAGGCCTTCAGAAGGCCTTGGAGAGAGGCCACCCGCCTTCCGGGGATGTGAGTTTTGGCCGTACGTTGAGGGCCTATTCTCACGATCTGCGCCACCACCTTGCCATTGAAAATGCGGTCGTCTTGCCGATTGCCCGGATACGATTGGAGCAGGCGGATCTGGACGGTCTGAGTCATAGGATGGCGGCCCGCCGGGGCATCAAGCTGAAGGCTTTGGGCGTGCCAGTTGCCGAAGGGAGCCTGCCATGA
- a CDS encoding peptidylprolyl isomerase, with translation MKNSSSICIHEAEPLEGDADEQALNSARQTLADLNAGRRFEDLALTRSDCPSGKSGGVLGQMETGDLVREVEAALAALEPGGIAPKPVRSAYGWHVLRLDQRAGGALLPYEHVREAIRMRIDARSWALGAAEYAERLMAASAHEGIAISLSEEGEVGAPAISLGTLMSAGPELSERIESWLAGTDPELLAAVKDAASDDGVAGLVQRASSAFVREADDSAWSTLISAAQDSDDPVLGSVRVILRRSLKPARPAVTLIRKSGP, from the coding sequence ATTAAGAATTCGAGTTCGATATGCATTCACGAAGCGGAGCCTCTGGAGGGGGACGCCGACGAGCAGGCTCTGAACTCCGCCCGCCAGACCCTCGCCGATCTCAACGCCGGGCGCCGGTTTGAGGATCTGGCCCTGACCCGTTCAGACTGCCCGTCAGGCAAGTCGGGCGGCGTGCTGGGACAGATGGAGACCGGCGATCTGGTGCGCGAGGTCGAAGCCGCTTTGGCCGCGCTGGAGCCCGGGGGCATTGCGCCGAAGCCGGTGCGCTCTGCCTATGGCTGGCACGTCCTCAGACTGGACCAGCGGGCGGGGGGAGCGCTTCTGCCCTATGAGCACGTGCGCGAGGCGATCCGCATGCGCATTGATGCGCGCTCCTGGGCTTTGGGGGCTGCGGAATACGCTGAACGTCTGATGGCGGCCTCTGCACATGAGGGCATCGCTATCTCGCTGTCCGAAGAGGGTGAGGTGGGCGCACCTGCGATATCGCTCGGCACGCTCATGTCCGCCGGGCCGGAGCTGTCAGAACGTATCGAAAGCTGGCTGGCGGGCACCGATCCGGAGTTGCTTGCTGCGGTGAAGGATGCTGCCTCCGACGACGGCGTGGCTGGTCTGGTTCAACGGGCGTCCAGTGCTTTCGTGCGTGAGGCGGATGATAGCGCATGGAGCACGCTGATTTCGGCGGCACAGGACAGTGACGATCCCGTGCTGGGCAGTGTCCGCGTTATCTTGCGCCGGTCACTGAAACCGGCCCGACCGGCTGTAACGCTCATCAGAAAGTCCGGCCCATGA